A part of Microbulbifer salipaludis genomic DNA contains:
- the trhA gene encoding PAQR family membrane homeostasis protein TrhA: protein MSNSLTAQVTSRYSFGEEIANSVIHGVGALLAIAGLGVLCSFAALRGDVWHIVSSSIYAATLILCFSASTLYHSITHVSAKQILRTLDHSSIFLLIAGTYTPFTLVTLRGPWGWWLFGIIWGLALVGLIIQFTPLKKIRALSITLSALMGWVVIAAIKPLMDNLASGGLLLLVLGGLCYTGGIAFYLWRSLRYHHAIWHLFVLAGGVLHFFAVLFYVIPAAS from the coding sequence ATGTCCAATAGTCTGACCGCCCAGGTCACCAGCCGTTACAGCTTTGGGGAAGAGATCGCCAATAGCGTCATCCACGGTGTGGGTGCACTACTTGCCATCGCCGGCCTCGGCGTATTGTGCAGTTTTGCCGCTCTGCGCGGGGATGTCTGGCACATTGTCAGCAGCAGCATTTACGCCGCGACGCTGATTCTGTGCTTCTCCGCGTCCACCCTGTATCACAGCATCACCCATGTCTCTGCCAAGCAGATACTGCGCACACTGGACCACTCCTCCATATTCCTGCTGATCGCCGGTACTTACACCCCGTTTACCCTGGTCACCCTGCGCGGCCCCTGGGGCTGGTGGCTGTTCGGGATTATCTGGGGGCTGGCGTTGGTGGGCCTCATCATCCAGTTCACACCGCTGAAGAAGATCCGTGCGCTGTCGATCACGCTCAGTGCGCTGATGGGCTGGGTGGTGATTGCGGCAATCAAGCCGCTAATGGATAACCTGGCGTCCGGCGGTCTGTTGCTGCTGGTACTCGGTGGCCTGTGTTACACCGGCGGTATCGCGTTTTATCTGTGGCGCAGCCTGCGTTATCACCATGCCATCTGGCACCTGTTTGTTCTGGCGGGCGGCGTGCTGCACTTCTTTGCGGTGCTGTTTTACGTGATTCCGGCGGCGAGCTGA
- a CDS encoding lytic murein transglycosylase has product MGQVASVAVRRTGFISILFSFLCALPLVAGAAADPGFEKWKKEFRKTAMKEGITAETFDRAFKGIDSPDQWVLDKASYQPEFKAPAWQYFDNRITKFAVQRGRAKKQELKPWLDKIEKRSGVNPNILLAIWSMESSFGAILDNQTVMRSVVRSLATLAYADPKRKKFGRSQLLAALKILQSGDIDESHLTGSWAGAMGHTQFIPTSYQAYAVDMDGDGKRDIWSSVPDALATAANLLDKNGWVTGQTWGYEVTIPERKLPAGKLKISEWEKLGVKRVRGQEFPRPDDMAELKVPAGRKGPAFLMLKNFFVIKRYNNSDRYAAAVGILADQIGGAKPLTKDWKRPFTKLDHDEVIELQTKLKEKGYYDGEIDGKAGGGTRKAILKFEEEAGVELQGFPSKEVLELLRKQ; this is encoded by the coding sequence ATGGGCCAGGTTGCCTCTGTAGCGGTGCGTCGCACCGGTTTTATTTCCATTCTATTTTCTTTCCTGTGTGCGCTACCGCTGGTGGCGGGCGCTGCCGCGGACCCGGGTTTCGAAAAGTGGAAGAAAGAGTTCCGCAAAACGGCGATGAAGGAGGGGATCACCGCAGAAACCTTTGACCGCGCCTTCAAGGGCATTGATTCGCCGGATCAGTGGGTGCTGGACAAGGCGAGTTATCAGCCTGAATTCAAAGCACCGGCGTGGCAGTATTTTGACAATCGCATCACCAAATTCGCGGTGCAGCGTGGTCGTGCCAAGAAGCAGGAGCTGAAGCCGTGGCTCGACAAGATTGAAAAGCGGTCCGGCGTCAATCCAAACATCCTGCTGGCGATCTGGTCGATGGAGTCGAGCTTTGGCGCGATTCTGGATAATCAGACGGTCATGCGCAGTGTGGTGCGCTCGCTCGCCACACTGGCTTATGCGGACCCCAAGCGTAAAAAGTTCGGCCGCAGCCAGTTACTGGCGGCGCTGAAGATCCTGCAAAGTGGTGACATCGATGAGAGTCACCTCACCGGCTCCTGGGCGGGGGCCATGGGGCACACCCAGTTTATCCCCACCAGTTACCAGGCCTACGCGGTGGATATGGACGGAGACGGCAAGCGCGATATCTGGAGCTCGGTACCGGATGCGCTGGCAACCGCGGCGAATCTGCTGGACAAAAATGGTTGGGTCACCGGCCAGACCTGGGGTTACGAGGTGACCATTCCGGAGCGCAAGCTGCCGGCGGGCAAGCTGAAAATATCGGAATGGGAAAAACTCGGGGTCAAGCGCGTGCGCGGCCAGGAGTTCCCGCGCCCGGATGATATGGCAGAGCTCAAGGTGCCGGCGGGTCGCAAGGGCCCGGCGTTTCTGATGCTGAAGAATTTCTTCGTCATCAAGCGCTACAACAATTCGGATCGCTACGCAGCGGCGGTGGGTATTCTTGCGGACCAGATTGGCGGCGCCAAGCCGCTGACCAAAGACTGGAAGCGGCCGTTTACCAAGCTGGATCACGATGAGGTGATCGAGCTGCAAACCAAGCTGAAAGAGAAGGGCTATTACGACGGCGAGATCGACGGCAAGGCCGGTGGTGGCACGCGCAAGGCGATTCTCAAGTTTGAGGAAGAAGCGGGCGTTGAATTGCAGGGTTTCCCGAGCAAGGAAGTGCTTGAACTCCTGCGCAAGCAATAA
- a CDS encoding succinylglutamate desuccinylase/aspartoacylase family protein, translating into MQEPFEIAGVSVLPGETRKIELPIVRLYTDTEMAIPVYVHRGKRPGPTMFVCAAIHGDELNGVEIISRLINSKALRSLRGTLIAVPVVNVYGVLHQSRYLPDRRDLNRSFPGSSRGSLAGRMAHVFLEEIVAKCDYGIDLHTGAIHRSNLPQVRANLDDQQTREMASAFGVPVLLNATLRDGSLRQAAADLGVRILLYEAGEALRFDELCIRAGVRGVLNVMRKLDMLPPKKGRQGIEPFVARRSGWLRAGDSGIVNHKKQLGDHVKKGEILATIADLYGNELDKVLADADGIIIGKQNIPLVQEGEAMYHVAYFHEPNEVLENLELLQDSLLPEENF; encoded by the coding sequence ATGCAAGAGCCCTTCGAAATCGCCGGCGTCAGTGTACTGCCGGGCGAGACGCGCAAAATAGAACTCCCCATCGTGCGGCTCTATACCGATACCGAAATGGCTATCCCGGTGTATGTGCACCGCGGCAAGCGACCGGGCCCCACCATGTTTGTGTGCGCGGCGATTCACGGTGACGAGCTGAACGGGGTCGAGATCATCAGCCGCCTGATCAACAGCAAGGCGCTCCGTTCCCTGCGCGGCACATTGATCGCTGTGCCGGTGGTCAATGTGTACGGGGTACTGCACCAGTCCCGCTACCTGCCAGACCGGCGCGACCTTAACCGCTCCTTCCCCGGTTCCTCACGCGGCTCCCTTGCCGGGCGCATGGCGCATGTATTCCTCGAGGAGATCGTCGCCAAATGCGATTACGGCATCGATCTCCACACCGGCGCCATCCACCGCAGCAACCTGCCGCAAGTGCGTGCCAACCTGGACGACCAGCAGACCCGCGAAATGGCCAGCGCCTTTGGTGTGCCGGTACTGCTCAACGCTACCCTGCGCGATGGCTCCCTGCGTCAGGCCGCCGCCGACCTGGGCGTTCGTATCCTGTTGTACGAAGCCGGTGAGGCCCTGCGTTTCGATGAACTGTGCATTCGCGCCGGTGTGCGCGGGGTACTGAATGTGATGCGCAAGCTGGATATGCTGCCGCCCAAAAAAGGCCGTCAGGGCATCGAGCCGTTTGTTGCGCGGCGCAGCGGCTGGTTGCGCGCCGGCGACAGCGGCATCGTCAACCACAAGAAGCAGCTTGGGGATCACGTCAAGAAAGGGGAAATCCTCGCCACCATTGCCGATCTCTACGGCAACGAGCTGGACAAGGTGCTGGCGGATGCCGACGGCATCATTATCGGCAAGCAGAATATTCCGCTGGTGCAGGAGGGTGAGGCCATGTACCACGTGGCCTATTTCCACGAACCGAACGAGGTACTGGAAAATCTGGAGTTACTGCAGGACTCGTTGCTGCCAGAAGAGAACTTCTAA
- a CDS encoding multidrug effflux MFS transporter produces the protein MKPDLIKMALMLGLLSCVGPFAIDMYLPAMPAMAEDYGVPTAMSQYTLVSFFIAFGACQLFYGPAADMFGRKPPLYFGLVIFLLSSIGCALAPTIEWLIALRFVQGVGAAAVMSIPRAIIRDRYTGTEATRLMTTVMLVISISPMLAPLVGSLLMAPFGWPSVFYAVALATVASLLLIRFALPETLPVDQRVPVNPAAMLGAFRVLFRDSYFMGMTLIGGMGTASFFSFLSVAAFLYTDYYGLTPSQFSLAFAANALGFFIASQFAANLCERFGGVSVVKWAVAGFALSGLLHLLLNLAGVDDFAVLVALLLLANGFLGLVVPTTMVLSLDDHGPIAGTAAALGGTLQMMLGAVAIAIVSAVFDGAPRTLVAAITICGAVAVLLSVVTLRQPPQAVTT, from the coding sequence ATGAAACCTGACCTGATTAAAATGGCACTGATGCTCGGCTTGCTGAGCTGTGTCGGCCCCTTCGCCATCGATATGTACCTGCCCGCGATGCCGGCCATGGCCGAGGACTACGGGGTGCCAACGGCCATGTCCCAGTACACCCTGGTCTCTTTCTTTATCGCGTTTGGGGCCTGCCAGCTGTTTTATGGGCCGGCGGCGGATATGTTCGGGCGCAAACCGCCGCTGTATTTCGGGTTGGTGATCTTCTTGCTGTCGTCCATCGGCTGCGCACTGGCCCCCACCATCGAGTGGCTGATTGCGCTGCGTTTTGTGCAGGGGGTGGGCGCGGCCGCGGTGATGTCGATCCCGCGGGCCATTATTCGTGACCGCTATACCGGCACCGAGGCCACGCGGCTGATGACCACCGTAATGCTGGTCATTTCGATTTCTCCGATGCTGGCGCCGCTGGTGGGCAGCCTGTTGATGGCGCCATTTGGCTGGCCTTCGGTATTTTATGCCGTGGCACTGGCGACAGTGGCAAGCCTGCTGCTGATTCGCTTCGCCCTGCCGGAAACACTGCCGGTGGATCAGCGGGTGCCGGTAAACCCCGCGGCGATGCTCGGCGCGTTTCGTGTGTTGTTCCGGGATAGTTATTTTATGGGGATGACACTGATCGGCGGCATGGGTACGGCGAGTTTCTTCTCTTTCCTTTCCGTTGCGGCATTTTTGTATACAGACTATTACGGCCTGACCCCCTCCCAGTTCAGCCTGGCCTTTGCGGCGAATGCGCTGGGCTTTTTCATCGCGAGCCAGTTTGCTGCCAATCTGTGTGAGCGTTTTGGGGGTGTGAGCGTGGTGAAATGGGCGGTCGCGGGTTTCGCGCTCAGCGGGTTGCTGCACTTGCTGCTTAACCTGGCGGGTGTCGACGATTTTGCGGTACTGGTGGCGCTGCTGTTACTCGCCAATGGGTTTCTCGGTCTGGTAGTACCCACCACCATGGTCCTGTCGCTGGATGATCACGGCCCGATTGCGGGCACCGCGGCAGCGCTTGGCGGGACGCTGCAAATGATGCTGGGTGCCGTGGCCATCGCTATCGTGAGCGCCGTGTTCGATGGTGCGCCCCGCACACTGGTCGCGGCGATTACGATCTGCGGTGCCGTGGCAGTGCTGCTGTCGGTGGTGACGCTGCGCCAGCCCCCGCAGGCCGTGACCACTTGA
- a CDS encoding lytic polysaccharide monooxygenase: MHHTNKASRIRRSQASGQQGSGPLRALTLFALCALPGLDAHSHGTMEVPESRIYNCFLNNPENPADPACAAAKALGGTQPFYDWNEINLANAAGNHRALVPDGQLCSGGRSKYAGMDLARSDWQATPITPKADGTFDFTFWATAPHATDEWVFYITRSGYTGADPLKWGDLFEFCRLGNIPVGADKRYTLTCPLPELTGKHVIYTTWQRSDSTEAFYTCTDVVLGDGTPSVWADQGPLQAQSDLASGSQISLRLFNSSGNDMETVTLQLTQDSTAAEWALAFANRVNSQSQYARIGVLDPSSDTITPRSSATENRVYTPADLNLSHEVDIQPADTGGDDGGDTGGGDGYDYAYPAGIGSYVPGETVVLGSDGSRYRCRPAPEGQWCNINSAFHYAPGTGTNWSDAWTRL; the protein is encoded by the coding sequence ATGCATCACACCAACAAAGCTTCGCGAATACGGCGTTCACAGGCCAGCGGCCAGCAAGGCAGCGGCCCGCTGCGGGCACTCACTTTATTCGCATTGTGCGCACTGCCCGGCCTCGATGCCCACAGCCATGGCACCATGGAAGTTCCGGAGAGCCGCATCTACAACTGCTTCCTGAATAATCCGGAAAACCCCGCTGACCCCGCCTGCGCCGCCGCCAAGGCCCTCGGCGGCACACAGCCGTTCTACGACTGGAACGAAATCAACCTGGCCAATGCCGCAGGTAATCACCGCGCACTGGTACCAGACGGGCAGCTCTGCTCTGGCGGGCGCAGCAAATACGCAGGCATGGACCTGGCACGAAGCGACTGGCAGGCAACGCCGATCACCCCCAAGGCCGATGGCACGTTTGACTTCACCTTCTGGGCAACAGCGCCACACGCCACGGATGAATGGGTGTTTTATATCACCCGCTCCGGCTACACCGGTGCCGATCCGCTGAAATGGGGTGACCTGTTCGAGTTCTGTCGTTTGGGCAATATCCCCGTAGGGGCCGATAAACGGTACACCCTGACCTGCCCCCTGCCCGAGCTGACCGGCAAGCATGTGATCTATACCACCTGGCAGCGCTCCGACAGTACGGAGGCCTTCTATACCTGTACCGATGTGGTACTCGGTGACGGCACACCCAGTGTCTGGGCGGATCAAGGTCCACTGCAGGCTCAGTCAGACCTCGCGTCTGGCAGCCAGATAAGCTTGCGATTGTTCAATAGCAGCGGCAACGACATGGAAACCGTCACCTTGCAGCTAACGCAGGATTCGACCGCTGCGGAATGGGCACTGGCATTTGCCAACCGGGTCAACAGCCAGTCCCAGTATGCGCGCATCGGTGTGCTCGACCCCTCCAGCGATACCATCACACCGCGATCGAGTGCAACGGAGAACCGGGTGTACACGCCGGCCGATTTAAACCTGAGCCACGAGGTGGATATCCAGCCGGCAGATACTGGCGGCGACGACGGTGGTGATACGGGCGGTGGCGATGGATACGACTACGCCTACCCCGCGGGCATCGGTAGTTACGTACCCGGAGAGACGGTAGTACTGGGCAGCGACGGCAGCCGTTACCGGTGCCGCCCCGCCCCGGAAGGGCAGTGGTGCAATATCAACAGCGCCTTCCATTACGCACCGGGCACCGGAACCAACTGGAGCGACGCCTGGACGCGCCTATGA
- a CDS encoding DUF6531 domain-containing protein, whose amino-acid sequence MIAFNGEVAFGRTDFVLSGPFNFSWQRFYRQSVDGNQGLGQGWRHTLSEQLQLPEPGADSNKVILNTAEGRCIAFDLPAIGHGSFNRSERLCLLRQSLHSFRVSAFDQPDKIFRADGAGRSVPLSEIRDGFGNTLTIDYQEGRPHKIVTSWGRTLYFVYRQGCLQKIFDSLESSDHAPLCDYEFDDEQCLGTAVSNHCTHANYASRRSESYSYEQGRLCKLHSDETGHLAFTYDGIDRCRQLSVGRQQYLLRWSSGRRACTLSVDDQHDIQWQFDTRGNTISRRQHGRETRRRYDYYSNLCLQVDSTGASTLLRHDEFGRLVRRNRHGVHQHYIYDARGRLLASGISGPDGPSAVWKFSYQEHSRPTQVVDPAGNQWHCDYDDKGQLRQLKDPEDGCVSLHWDAQGQLRELQQGDRRYRWQYDERGRPRAFDAGNSDTATVHSWEYDTFGTLCKSTLGAQTWTLRCDDHHRPCAIEYDGETQLQWQSDELGLVRHIRFAAGTPWQLDYNPRRQLIRLHAGNTQFRWQYDAFGQLSQFFGDGGHQQREWLYDLGGRVTEYRDSDNHWFLTYNARGTLNQIRNNNGQQCNFHFDTHGRLLQATNDCCTLRYRYDQRGLLIAEHRDLQLENRSESLSINHQYDSRGWLRSSSSDSLNVTYTFAASGNLYGIDANGKLVLRCEQRENSVAWSLGEHEVVKQYEAGVLTTITLNGQHRLPLQSRQHPAKVPTAPAQFVLRAANGHTGLDPRGNVVDEVRRDHGEVSHYHYQYDGWGLLHSTECGDFKTYFHYDPFGRRVAKSSTHRRSRRQQRVLSHWSGLSLWSEATVRDGQRTRFHYLHHPISSALVARSLDRSNGDSETDSANNPMQYCVTDDDGQLLALLDESEPDTPIWQRETLDPAANAIRNPGSYRGREGIFDVETQLVYRDFCYWRPARATEGGNPSPILRAPLDIGQGRLMALHQDPQPARASADQGLDSDHVAERLAQHDV is encoded by the coding sequence GTGATCGCATTTAATGGGGAGGTCGCTTTTGGACGCACTGACTTTGTCCTCTCCGGGCCATTCAATTTTTCCTGGCAACGCTTCTATCGACAAAGTGTCGATGGTAATCAGGGCCTGGGCCAGGGATGGCGGCATACACTCAGCGAGCAACTGCAACTTCCGGAGCCGGGAGCCGACAGTAACAAGGTCATACTCAATACCGCCGAAGGACGCTGTATTGCTTTCGATCTGCCGGCCATCGGCCACGGTAGTTTCAATCGCAGCGAGCGACTTTGCCTGCTGCGACAGAGCCTGCACAGTTTCCGAGTCTCTGCATTCGATCAACCCGATAAAATTTTTCGTGCAGATGGCGCCGGCCGTAGTGTTCCTCTCAGCGAGATCCGGGATGGCTTCGGCAACACCCTGACAATAGATTATCAGGAGGGGCGGCCCCACAAGATCGTGACATCCTGGGGGCGCACCCTCTATTTTGTTTACCGGCAGGGGTGTCTACAAAAAATTTTCGACTCCCTAGAAAGCTCGGATCATGCGCCTCTGTGTGATTACGAGTTTGATGACGAGCAGTGTCTTGGTACGGCAGTCAGCAATCACTGCACCCACGCAAACTATGCATCACGCCGCAGTGAATCTTACTCCTACGAACAGGGACGACTCTGCAAACTGCACAGCGATGAAACCGGCCACCTTGCATTCACCTACGACGGTATAGATCGCTGTCGCCAACTCAGTGTGGGGCGGCAGCAGTACCTGCTGCGCTGGTCATCGGGACGACGCGCGTGTACCCTGTCGGTTGATGATCAACACGATATCCAGTGGCAGTTCGACACCCGCGGAAATACCATCAGTCGCCGGCAACATGGGCGCGAGACCCGTCGACGCTACGATTACTATTCCAATCTGTGCCTGCAGGTAGACAGCACGGGGGCATCCACTTTATTGCGCCACGATGAATTTGGCCGGCTTGTGCGCCGCAACCGCCACGGCGTACACCAGCATTACATTTACGATGCCAGGGGGCGATTGCTGGCCAGCGGGATCAGCGGCCCCGACGGCCCCTCTGCCGTCTGGAAGTTTTCCTATCAGGAACACTCGCGGCCCACGCAGGTGGTCGACCCCGCGGGCAACCAGTGGCACTGCGACTACGATGACAAAGGCCAGCTGCGCCAACTCAAAGATCCGGAAGATGGCTGTGTGAGCCTGCATTGGGATGCACAGGGGCAACTGCGGGAATTGCAACAGGGCGACCGTCGATATCGCTGGCAGTATGACGAGCGGGGACGGCCGCGGGCGTTTGACGCAGGTAACTCAGACACCGCAACGGTACACAGCTGGGAATACGACACCTTCGGCACTCTCTGCAAAAGCACATTGGGGGCACAAACCTGGACCCTGCGCTGCGATGACCATCACCGCCCCTGCGCCATCGAATATGACGGAGAAACGCAGCTTCAGTGGCAATCCGATGAACTCGGCCTTGTGCGTCATATTCGTTTTGCTGCGGGCACCCCCTGGCAGCTGGATTACAATCCGCGCCGGCAGCTTATCCGGCTCCACGCCGGCAATACGCAATTCCGCTGGCAATACGATGCCTTCGGCCAGTTGAGTCAGTTTTTCGGCGATGGGGGCCATCAACAGCGTGAGTGGCTGTACGATCTCGGCGGTCGCGTCACTGAATACCGGGACAGTGATAACCACTGGTTTCTGACCTACAACGCCCGCGGCACCCTAAATCAGATCCGCAACAATAACGGGCAGCAGTGCAACTTCCATTTCGATACTCACGGTCGCCTGCTGCAGGCGACAAACGACTGCTGCACCCTCCGCTACCGCTACGATCAGCGCGGTTTGCTCATCGCCGAGCACCGCGACCTGCAGCTGGAAAATCGCAGCGAGAGTCTCAGTATCAACCACCAGTATGACAGCCGGGGCTGGCTGCGCAGTTCCAGTTCCGACAGCCTCAATGTCACCTACACTTTTGCCGCCAGCGGGAATCTCTACGGTATCGATGCCAATGGCAAGCTGGTACTGCGCTGTGAGCAACGGGAAAATAGCGTGGCCTGGAGCCTGGGCGAGCACGAGGTCGTCAAACAGTATGAAGCCGGCGTGCTTACGACCATTACCCTGAACGGACAACATCGATTACCCCTCCAGAGTCGCCAACATCCCGCTAAGGTGCCAACCGCTCCCGCACAGTTTGTGCTGCGTGCGGCAAACGGACACACGGGGCTCGACCCGCGCGGTAATGTGGTTGACGAAGTGCGCCGAGACCACGGCGAAGTGTCGCACTATCACTACCAATACGATGGCTGGGGACTCCTGCACAGCACCGAATGCGGTGATTTCAAAACCTATTTCCACTACGACCCTTTTGGGCGACGGGTCGCCAAAAGCAGTACCCATCGTCGCTCGCGGCGACAACAGCGGGTGCTCAGTCACTGGTCTGGTCTCAGCCTGTGGAGCGAGGCAACTGTGCGGGACGGCCAGCGAACGCGCTTTCACTACCTCCATCACCCCATCAGTTCTGCTCTGGTGGCTCGCTCACTCGACCGTTCGAACGGCGACAGTGAAACAGACAGTGCGAACAATCCAATGCAGTACTGCGTCACCGATGATGATGGACAGCTGCTGGCGCTGCTGGACGAGAGCGAACCGGATACGCCAATCTGGCAAAGGGAAACACTGGACCCCGCTGCGAACGCGATTCGCAACCCCGGCAGCTACCGGGGTCGCGAGGGCATCTTCGATGTGGAAACCCAGCTTGTATACCGCGATTTCTGCTACTGGCGCCCCGCTCGCGCGACGGAGGGTGGCAACCCATCGCCAATCCTCAGGGCGCCCCTGGATATTGGCCAGGGGCGCTTGATGGCACTACACCAGGATCCGCAGCCTGCCCGCGCTTCAGCGGACCAGGGGCTGGATTCAGACCATGTGGCGGAGCGGCTGGCACAGCACGACGTTTAG
- a CDS encoding Stp1/IreP family PP2C-type Ser/Thr phosphatase has protein sequence MEPIRLAVNGRTDIGQVREENEDSIRCHSSENHPFAYVVVADGMGGYSGGAMASNIAADTLQDQLDKLLNATFLSCSPQQQQLMLRAALVDAIGVANRKILDKKQSHPQFSHMGTTLVSAVIWQDFLVVAHIGDSRAYLWNNYGLQPLTKDHSVVQQMIDSGQLTREQAQSSQVRNHITRALGVAEKAEATINSWTLKESALLLLCSDGLTEYLCDHEIQRVMATYRPALECVYHFIDDANQRGGRDNISAGIIEFCNRADAVVEFSGNPVTLKPKQKGDITIRKTQR, from the coding sequence ATGGAGCCCATCAGGCTGGCTGTCAACGGACGCACCGATATCGGCCAGGTGCGAGAGGAAAATGAAGACAGTATCCGCTGCCATAGTAGCGAGAATCATCCCTTTGCCTATGTTGTCGTTGCAGACGGTATGGGGGGATACAGTGGCGGCGCCATGGCGAGCAACATCGCCGCCGACACTCTTCAGGACCAGCTCGACAAATTACTTAACGCCACGTTTCTCTCCTGCTCACCACAGCAACAACAGCTGATGCTGCGTGCAGCTCTTGTTGATGCCATTGGTGTGGCCAATCGAAAAATTCTCGATAAAAAACAGAGCCATCCGCAGTTTTCCCACATGGGCACCACCCTGGTGAGCGCTGTGATCTGGCAGGATTTCCTGGTGGTGGCGCATATCGGTGATTCCCGTGCCTACCTCTGGAACAACTACGGCCTGCAGCCATTGACCAAGGATCACAGTGTGGTTCAGCAGATGATTGATTCCGGGCAGCTGACCCGGGAACAGGCACAGTCGTCCCAAGTACGCAATCATATTACCCGTGCACTGGGTGTCGCCGAGAAGGCCGAAGCCACCATCAATAGCTGGACATTAAAGGAAAGCGCACTGCTTTTATTGTGTAGTGACGGCCTGACTGAATACTTGTGCGATCATGAAATACAGCGGGTTATGGCAACCTATCGTCCCGCGCTGGAATGTGTGTACCACTTTATCGATGATGCCAACCAGCGCGGCGGACGTGACAATATCAGCGCAGGGATCATTGAGTTCTGCAATCGCGCGGATGCGGTTGTTGAGTTCTCAGGAAATCCAGTCACGCTAAAGCCGAAGCAGAAAGGTGACATCACTATAAGAAAGACACAGCGCTAA
- a CDS encoding transposase has protein sequence MNFFYWFCNNACPSTVTDAQLVRLCKLKGIIGKMPRLPRLNLIDIPQHIVQVGHNNLPCFYAEEDYQFYLSSLRNAADQYRVEVHAYVLLPNMIQVIATPRVPDGISSMMQSLGRRYVQFVNHKYKRSGTLWAGRYKSSLIDSDAYLLTCYRYVELRPLYLGLADSLGAYPWSSFSHHASNEESDVITDHRLYLKLGETPQQRAEAYRKLFRYRFDRRLLEYIAETIKLGQILGGDVFKDKIEQIANQRVRPLKRGRPRKNTTRKATDAPVTARADSARTRNTELMPPPKEKPDATGGATGDEKPVAIPVTMDTGV, from the coding sequence TTGAATTTTTTTTACTGGTTTTGCAATAATGCGTGCCCCTCCACAGTAACGGATGCGCAACTGGTACGGTTGTGCAAATTAAAAGGAATTATCGGCAAGATGCCCCGTCTCCCGAGACTCAATCTGATTGATATTCCCCAGCATATCGTGCAGGTAGGCCATAACAACTTGCCCTGTTTTTATGCTGAGGAAGATTATCAATTTTATCTGAGCAGCCTGCGCAATGCGGCAGACCAGTATCGGGTCGAGGTGCATGCCTATGTTTTATTGCCGAATATGATCCAGGTCATCGCTACACCAAGAGTGCCAGACGGTATTTCTTCGATGATGCAATCCTTGGGGCGGCGCTATGTGCAGTTTGTCAATCACAAGTACAAACGCTCTGGCACGCTCTGGGCGGGGCGCTACAAGTCCAGCCTGATTGATTCGGATGCGTATCTGCTTACCTGCTATCGCTATGTGGAATTGCGTCCGCTGTATCTTGGATTGGCAGATTCCCTGGGTGCGTATCCGTGGTCCAGCTTCAGTCATCACGCCAGTAATGAGGAAAGTGATGTGATTACCGACCACCGTCTTTATTTGAAGCTGGGTGAAACCCCGCAACAGCGTGCCGAGGCCTATCGCAAGCTTTTCCGCTATCGCTTCGATCGGCGATTGCTCGAGTACATTGCTGAGACCATCAAGCTCGGCCAGATACTCGGAGGCGATGTATTCAAGGACAAAATTGAACAGATCGCTAACCAGCGAGTGCGACCTTTGAAGCGGGGCAGGCCGCGAAAAAATACAACACGCAAAGCCACGGATGCTCCTGTAACCGCGCGTGCTGATAGCGCTCGGACCCGGAATACAGAATTGATGCCACCACCAAAAGAAAAACCAGATGCAACGGGGGGCGCCACCGGGGACGAGAAACCCGTGGCTATACCCGTGACCATGGATACCGGCGTATGA